One Cryptomeria japonica chromosome 9, Sugi_1.0, whole genome shotgun sequence genomic window carries:
- the LOC131073631 gene encoding ras-related protein Rab7 isoform X3 — translation MSKQRRTLLKVIVLGDAGVGKTSLMDRYVYNRFSDHYKATIGADFMTRELQIEDRVVTLQIWDTAGQERFQSLGVAFYRGADCCVLVYDVNVSKSFDNLHNWHNEFISQACLGDPKKFPFVVMGNKVDVNGGSSRVISERKAREWLASKGNIAFFETSAKENYNVEEAFRCVAQTALLSEPNLHDMY, via the exons ATGTCAAAACAAAGGCGCACCTTGTTGAAGGTTATAGTCCTTGGTGATGCTGG GGTTGGGAAAACTTCTTTGATGGACCG ATATGTCTACAATAGGTTTAGTGATCATTACAAGGCAACCATTGGTGCAGATTTTATGACAAGGGAGCTTCAGATTGAAGATAGAGTGGTAACCTTGCAG ATATGGGATACAGCTGGACAGGAGAGATTCCAGAGCCTGGGAGTGGCTTTCTACAGAGGGGCAGATTGTTGTGTTCTGGTGTATGATGTGAATGTGTCCAAATCATTTGACAACCTTCACAATTGGCACAATGAATTCATCAGTCAG GCATGCTTGGGGGACCCAAAAAAGTTTCCATTTGTTGTTATGGGAAATAAAGTTGATGTTAATGGGGGAAGCAGCAGAGTG ATTTCTGAAAGGAAAGCCAGAGAGTGGCTTGCCTCCAAAGGCAACATTGCCTTCTTTGAAACTTCTGCTAAGGAAAACTATAATGTAGAAGAAGCATTTCGTTGTGTTGCCCAGACTGCCCTTTTGAGTGAGCCTAATCTTCATGACAT GTATTAA
- the LOC131073631 gene encoding ras-related protein RABG3b isoform X1, whose protein sequence is MSKQRRTLLKVIVLGDAGVGKTSLMDRYVYNRFSDHYKATIGADFMTRELQIEDRVVTLQIWDTAGQERFQSLGVAFYRGADCCVLVYDVNVSKSFDNLHNWHNEFISQACLGDPKKFPFVVMGNKVDVNGGSSRVISERKAREWLASKGNIAFFETSAKENYNVEEAFRCVAQTALLSEPNLHDIYLPPTVEAVEEQTRSSCQC, encoded by the exons ATGTCAAAACAAAGGCGCACCTTGTTGAAGGTTATAGTCCTTGGTGATGCTGG GGTTGGGAAAACTTCTTTGATGGACCG ATATGTCTACAATAGGTTTAGTGATCATTACAAGGCAACCATTGGTGCAGATTTTATGACAAGGGAGCTTCAGATTGAAGATAGAGTGGTAACCTTGCAG ATATGGGATACAGCTGGACAGGAGAGATTCCAGAGCCTGGGAGTGGCTTTCTACAGAGGGGCAGATTGTTGTGTTCTGGTGTATGATGTGAATGTGTCCAAATCATTTGACAACCTTCACAATTGGCACAATGAATTCATCAGTCAG GCATGCTTGGGGGACCCAAAAAAGTTTCCATTTGTTGTTATGGGAAATAAAGTTGATGTTAATGGGGGAAGCAGCAGAGTG ATTTCTGAAAGGAAAGCCAGAGAGTGGCTTGCCTCCAAAGGCAACATTGCCTTCTTTGAAACTTCTGCTAAGGAAAACTATAATGTAGAAGAAGCATTTCGTTGTGTTGCCCAGACTGCCCTTTTGAGTGAGCCTAATCTTCATGACAT TTACCTTCCACCTACTGTTGAAGCTGTTGAGGAACAGACAAGATCATCTTGTCAATGCTAA
- the LOC131073631 gene encoding ras-related protein RABG3b isoform X2: MSKQRRTLLKVIVLGDAGYVYNRFSDHYKATIGADFMTRELQIEDRVVTLQIWDTAGQERFQSLGVAFYRGADCCVLVYDVNVSKSFDNLHNWHNEFISQACLGDPKKFPFVVMGNKVDVNGGSSRVISERKAREWLASKGNIAFFETSAKENYNVEEAFRCVAQTALLSEPNLHDIYLPPTVEAVEEQTRSSCQC; encoded by the exons ATGTCAAAACAAAGGCGCACCTTGTTGAAGGTTATAGTCCTTGGTGATGCTGG ATATGTCTACAATAGGTTTAGTGATCATTACAAGGCAACCATTGGTGCAGATTTTATGACAAGGGAGCTTCAGATTGAAGATAGAGTGGTAACCTTGCAG ATATGGGATACAGCTGGACAGGAGAGATTCCAGAGCCTGGGAGTGGCTTTCTACAGAGGGGCAGATTGTTGTGTTCTGGTGTATGATGTGAATGTGTCCAAATCATTTGACAACCTTCACAATTGGCACAATGAATTCATCAGTCAG GCATGCTTGGGGGACCCAAAAAAGTTTCCATTTGTTGTTATGGGAAATAAAGTTGATGTTAATGGGGGAAGCAGCAGAGTG ATTTCTGAAAGGAAAGCCAGAGAGTGGCTTGCCTCCAAAGGCAACATTGCCTTCTTTGAAACTTCTGCTAAGGAAAACTATAATGTAGAAGAAGCATTTCGTTGTGTTGCCCAGACTGCCCTTTTGAGTGAGCCTAATCTTCATGACAT TTACCTTCCACCTACTGTTGAAGCTGTTGAGGAACAGACAAGATCATCTTGTCAATGCTAA